From Symphalangus syndactylus isolate Jambi chromosome 21, NHGRI_mSymSyn1-v2.1_pri, whole genome shotgun sequence:
GGAAGCATGGTGGGGTCTCCTCCACAGGACGGGAGCTGGGGAGGGGGTCCTGGGTTGGACCCAAGGCACCCACGCTTGAGAAAGGCTCCACCAGACGTCAGGGAGGCCTGCGAGCCGCCACAGTGCAGGTGCAGTGGTTCCCGCTgccttgctgctgctgcttgacACAGGCATAGGAGATACAAGTggtgtgtgcggtggctcatgcctgtaatcccagtactttggaaagcCGTGGCGGGAGGAacgctgggcaacatggtgaaaccccgtctctacccactaaaaatacaaaaattagcaagacgtggtggcatgtgcatgtactcctagctactcaggaggctgaggtgggaggatcacttgatgaggttgaggctgcagggagctgtgaccGACTGCACTCCAaaaaccttgtctaaaaaaacacAAGCTGCCACTGGCTTTAGGGCACTGACCTTGTGTCCCCAGAGGCGCTGACGCTAACATTCAAGTTGTTCTCAGGGGTCCTGTGGCTTCCGTCGGAGTGAGGGTGGGGGACACGCAGGTCTGGGAGGGTGGTGTGAGCCTGGAGCTAGGCATTGCCAGATCAGCATTGGGTGCAAGCAGGGGTGGGGATGCCACACAGGATGGGATGCCTAGAGCAGGCTGTCTCCCGGGAGGATGGGCAGAGGGTGGGGCAGGAATTAGCTGGAAATTGAGATTGTGGGGTGCAGTTTGGGGATCAGATGCCCCAACCTGAACTGACCATCATCCCTGTGGCCAGGGTCCCCCACAACCCTCACCCCTGGCTGTGAGAATCCTGAGGCAccttgatgcatttttttttttttgtgccctGTGACAAGTGCTCTGTGCTGCCAGCTCACTTAAAGGGGCAGAGTTGTAGGAACAAAATAGGGGAAAAGCGGAGCCCCACCTTGACAGGAGGCCCCAGGGTAGGGGGTGATGTGGAGAGAGGCTCTCCTCAGGAGGCGGCCCCAGGGTGAGGGTTTTTGGGCAGGGGAGCCCCACCTCCGGAGGAAGcccctggggtggggggtgaagCAGAGGGAGGCCACCCCTAGCACAGGCCTACAGTTCAGGGACAGCCCCCCAGGGGCCTTGGcactttatcttttatttttatttattactatttttttttttttgagatggagtcttcccctgtcatccaggctagagtgcaatggtgcgatctcggctcactgcaacctccgtctcctggaatcaagcgattctcctgcctcagcctcccaagtagctggaattacaggtgcccgccaccacacccggctaatttctgtattttagtagagacggggtttcaccatgttagccaggctggtctcaaactcctgacctcaggtgatccacccgctttggcctcccaaagccaaagggattacaggtgtgagtcactacgCCTGGCCTCGTCACCACTTCTTAGAGCTAATGTCATGATTTCCTTAAAACCGGAGGTCTGGAGACTGCTCTGCAGGCAGCTCCCCCAAGCCTGTGCACCAGGTGACCCCACAGCCACAGGGCTCTGCCTAAGCACTGTTCATGCCAGAGGCTGCCCTGCCCCAGGCCTGGGTGCCAGAAGGGAAGATAGATGATAGGGTAGGGAAAACAGACTAGCAATAGACGCAAGGCTGCTGCTCACACTTTATTAAGATGCACCAGGAGCTCCACAGGCCCACTATGGAATGTAGGTGAGGGGTCCATGGCCCCGCCTGGAGCACCAGGACCAGCGGGGCCACCTCCAAGATGCGGAGACCCGGCTCCTCCAGCCCCAACCCGTTTCCCAGGAGGCTGGGGGCCACAGGCTGGCTCCCGTGTGAACACTGCTCCGGAGAATACGTAAATATAAAAAGTGCTGGGggcccctcccacccctgccccggGTTCTGCAGCCAGCTTGTAGCCACCCCTCCCAGGGGGGGTCCGGGGGCCCTGAAGCCACCTGAGCCAGGGCCTTCCAGAAACAGGGTTCCGGGGGCTCCGGGcacctgtccctccctccctcctcccagcatGGGGCAGAGCACCGAGGTTGGTGGTGGGAAAGGCAGCTGTGGGCGCGGCTGTCTCCCCGTTGGCGTCCTTTTGGCAAAGAAGCGGGCGGCGGGCGGCCTACGCGCAGTACGTGTCTGCCTTGACCACCTGGCAGTACATGGTCATGGCGAAGGTCAGGCCCAGGatctgtggggaggggaggagggctgggcacagcagctccaCAGGCTCAGGCCTCAAGCCCAGAGCAGTCCCTGTCCTCAGCAGgtgccctggccctgaccccgGGGCAGGCGACACAGTGGCAGAGCCCTTCAGCTTCCCAGTGGTTCGCACGCCCCACCCAACCCCTGTggcttgagccacagcaccctcCCCTGAGCCTTGTAGGCATGAGGACACCCAGGACTTCCCGAGGGCTATGGAGTTTGGAGAGCAGGGGCCACTGGCACCAGGGCCCGGCTGCCACCCTCTGTGCACTGGCCAGTCCTGGGCCACCAACCAACACGGACGGCCGCCGGGCCTCCACCCCACACCAGCCTCTGCGTCTGTCCACTAGGAGGGAGCCCACCGTCCCCACAGGCCATCCCTGCCCATCCCCCTGAACTCGCCCTCCTGcttttgccccagcctcccccgATCATGGGTTCCTGGGGGTAAGGTCTTTGCTACTTTGTTCCCTGGGCTCAGAAGGCCCCAACAAAGTGGGAGCAGGGAGCCCGCAGGCCCCCAGGCCATACCTGCACCAGCGCCGTGCACAGCCCAAAGATGCCCACAGCCAGCAGGTTCTCCTGAAGCCACACCTTCACCGTCTCGTAGCATGGCTGCAGGGAGGCACGTCATGCGTGTCACGGCAGGGCCTGCTGGCCCCACCCTCTAGGCACCCACCAGCCCCCAGGGTGGGGGTCTCACTCACCGCCTTCCACCAGGTGCCGGGGGCGTGCAGCCCACAGCTCTCACTGAACTCCAGGCAGCAGGAGTCAGGCACCCGTGTGGCATTGTACACCTCGAACCAGTCAGTGTAGTTGGAGACACCACAGCAGCGGAACTGGGGGGCAAGCTCAGGTCAGGCTGAGGCCGGAGGGGAGGGGGCACCCGCTGACCCCGCCCACCTGCCCACACCTCACGTCGGTCTGGATGATGCTCCAGGCGTTGGTGAGGCCCACGTTGCCCTGCGTGCCGTACAGGTGCAAGCCTTTCTTCAGGTCTCGCTGGGCATACCTGTCAAtctgggggtgtggggagggggtcaGCAGGGCCCCGCCTACTGTACCCCGCCTCCCTCATCCAGACCCCCTTGCTGACCCCTAAGCTGGGCCCCTCCTGCGCCTGGTCCTGAAGTGTCTCCCACCCCTCCTAGCCCACCAAGCTGCAGACACACCGGCCCCATGTCCTCCCAGCAGCCCTGAGGCCCAGGGCCCCCACCTCTAGGCTTCCTCCCCAGGCTGGGGGAGGACCACAGGGCCTGGGGGGACAGAGGACAGGGACGCAGGTGCCTCCACGCATCGGGACACATGCAGCCATACTCTGTGAGCTGAAAGTCAGGGGCTATGAGTGCTGAGCCCACCCAGCACCCTGGCCTCAGTCCCCAATATTCAATGAGGACCTGGGGCACCCTGGAGCAGGGGCTGATTCCCGGGCTGGGGCAGGGAATGCAGGAGGAGGCTGGAGCACCCTGCAGTGCCAGGAAGTCAGGATATGCCCCAAAATGAAAAGTCTATTGATGGGGGCGCGTCAGGGGACCCAGTAGCTGACGGCAGGAACTCCCCAGGGCCAAGGACGGGCAGTGTGATTCACAAAACAAAGTAGTGTTGTGTTCTAGTTCGGAGTGCAGCCTCAATAGCCAGGACTTCATCCCAAGATAAACAAATGGCTGAATATATAAATGAGTGGCCGAGAGGCCGCTCTACAGAGCAAAACCCCACGGTGCACAGCCAGGACGGGGCGCTGGGAGCAGATGGCTCAGGATGCTATGTCAGAGGGCGGGGGACAACCTGGGGCACACCCTCCAGGTGGGGTGGCAGTGCTCTCATGCCCCAGTCACCGCAGAGCCACAGCACAGCCTCCCAGGGTTGCCGGCGCTGCCCCTCCAGGCCTGGTAAATCCACACCCGCTGTCCTGGCCGCCAGTGAGGGCAGATGCAGGGCCATTCTGTCCACACTGGGCCCACGATGCTCCCTGGGAGTAAGGATGGAGCCCCCAGCCCTGCAGTTGGGCCTGTGGCCAAGGTGGCCGTACCTTGTCCGTGTAGGCGAAGAAGAGGATGGCGATGGTGGCCTCCAGCAGgaacaccagcagcagcagcaggaagaacTGTGGAGGGGCAGGCTCAGACAGGGACCCGACAGGCCCCACGGCCTCCGCCCCATAGCATGCCAGGGGTCAGGGCCACGCACCTCATGGATACCTGGTGCTGCCGGGAAACCTCTGCCAGGCCCCCACTCCCAGAGACCCCAGAACGCCGCCCCCACCTCAGAGCCCTTGGCCCCAGGTCCAGGAACTGTGGCTGTTGTGTCCTGCTCAGCCCCTCAGTGTGGGGCCCCGAGCTGGCCTgggctcccctcccctgcccccatcccTGGGGCAACCCAGACACCCCCAAGTGGGCACAAGTCCCTGTTTCTGAGGCCCCAGCCCCTGTCAGCTGCCTTCAGGACATCTCCATCCAGGGGCCTGTGAGTGTCTGGCAGGTGCCTCGCTGGGTGCCTGTATCTTCATGGTGGGAAGATGCCCCAGCAGGGGCCACAGCTGGGCTGCAGAGGTCCCCTCTGCCCCCACATCACAGCCCTCAGGGCAGCCAGGGTGGCTGATGCCCCCTCCAGCAAGACCACaggctgcaagctccacctctgacCACGCAAGCTTCCCCTTCCTGGCGGCAGCCCCAAAGCTCCGCCGGACCCCAGCCCTGCTGCTCCTCCATG
This genomic window contains:
- the TSPAN4 gene encoding tetraspanin-4 isoform X1, whose amino-acid sequence is MGCQPRVSGKTDLPWTPPRAAVGFSRTLGGSGSGWKAAWLWACGLCSALGPHPVCLSHVAVPQLGGCGVLGVGIWLAATQGSFATLSSSFPSLSAANLLIITGAFVMAIGFVGCLGAIKENKCLLLTFFLLLLLVFLLEATIAILFFAYTDKIDRYAQRDLKKGLHLYGTQGNVGLTNAWSIIQTDFRCCGVSNYTDWFEVYNATRVPDSCCLEFSESCGLHAPGTWWKAPCYETVKVWLQENLLAVGIFGLCTALVQILGLTFAMTMYCQVVKADTYCA
- the TSPAN4 gene encoding tetraspanin-4 isoform X2; this translates as MARACLQAVKYLMFAFNLLFWLGGCGVLGVGIWLAATQGSFATLSSSFPSLSAANLLIITGAFVMAIGFVGCLGAIKENKCLLLTFFLLLLLVFLLEATIAILFFAYTDKIDRYAQRDLKKGLHLYGTQGNVGLTNAWSIIQTDFRCCGVSNYTDWFEVYNATRVPDSCCLEFSESCGLHAPGTWWKAPCYETVKVWLQENLLAVGIFGLCTALVQILGLTFAMTMYCQVVKADTYCA